Genomic segment of Tiliqua scincoides isolate rTilSci1 chromosome 1, rTilSci1.hap2, whole genome shotgun sequence:
AGGAAAAATTCTCCTTTATTGACTTCCTTTTGAGATATGTTGTTTGTTCTTACAAGAATGGGGAACTCGTATGATGCATATACTATTCACTGCTGTTTTTGTGGTGTATGCAACTGCAATATAATTATTGTTTCATATTGTGTTTGGTGACcaagaaaactttttttaaaaatgcataaggGCGCTTTGTAAGAAAACAGTCCTTCAGGTTCAGCTGTAAGGGGAGAATTTTCTTTACATATAATAGAGAAATTATATGGTAATAACTAGTTTCCTGATCTGtgccttttcctttttgaatttgCTCTTGAATCTGCCCATgggagaagcagaaatctggtgctaatttctctttaaaagacTTTGTGTTTGCTGTGAACTCGTATTCCAAAAACAAAATTGGAATGTGACatactctcttctcctcctccctttttccTCTGGCTTCAATCCAAAGATCTGGGCTGCTTATTTACTTACATTCTCAAAATGAAGCCCCTGGTGGTTACAGTGGTACTGGTAGTAGCCCTAGTAGAAGTTTCTCAGACCTATCCCATCTGGTACCATAGAGGCTGGCTGAGATGGTTAAAAGAAGGGGATAGCTGTGGAACATGCAATTTGGAACTCTGCTCCATGCCTACAGACTGTCGAGCTGGGACGGTTTTAAACTCTTGTGGCTGCTGTCCAGAATGTGGAAATGTGGAAGGACAGATCTGCGACTTGGACAAAGACAATCATTTCTATGGACATTGTGGGGACAACTTGGAATGCCGGCTGGATGCTGAAGACATAAAGTTTGGAGAAATCCCCGAGCCACAGTGTGTGTGCAAATCACAGGAAACTGTATGTGGACCTGAAGGGAGGACCTATGAGAACATCTGCCAGTTCAATGAGGCTCATGCAGGGGAAGAAAGAAATATTAGCATAAAGCACGAAGGACCATGCAAAACAGGTAAGGAAAGGCAATGTAGAGCATAAAGAACAGACATATATCATGCTAAGATTTACTAATGTGGATGCCAAGACATTTCATTGtcttgcaacacaatcctatgtatgtctactcagaagtcccattatatacAATAGGGATCACTCCAGAgaaagtataggattgtaaccttaggtTGCAAACCTGTACACACGTATCTGagggtaagttccattgaatttaatggggcttacttcaggagTGCACTATGAGCAGCAAGGTGATCCATCCTTGAGAGTTAAGTAATTGCATTTAATTGtgtttaagactgcagtcctatgcacactttcctgggagtaagctctttGAATGCaagggaatttacttctgagtagacatgcataaaattgtgctgtaagtctgtaAGTTGCAGGTCTAAGGTACAAATGTCATCTTATTCGGTTGTGGAGTTGGAAGATGAACTTCCTCCCAAAATCAATTTTCCCCTCTCTCTAATATTGACATTTCTTCAGATAATTTTTTCCATAAAGAACAGCAACAATAAGAAGTCCTTTTTCTCACTGTCTTCAACTGCAAGTAATTTTAGGTGCACAATCAACAAACCTATTAATGACGGAAACATTCTCTAAAAGCTTTAAGGTTGCCATGATCTATGTTTTACGTTTTAGGTGAGGAAAGGGATGCTCAAGGTGTAATAGCTTGGAGAAATATTAGCAGAGTTTCTGATTCTCACATAAACAGAACAGGATGGAAGTAACAATTTTGAAAGCACTGGTCTTATAAAATATTGTAATCATAGtataaaaagtttaaaataacaaaataacattatttttaaaaaatacattaacaTATACAGCAGACACCTGTCTGTAAGTCGACcacacagataagtcgagggtaggttttgagccaacaatcatggaattttctatgaccctcggataagtcaggggttaaacttaggggggtgtctgactatagttttgtctgattttactcgaggccagatcctgaaaaataacccacacctaattgttacctaagaactgtagtctctaatttattaaaaacatagtaaaagatcataagatacatttttattcttgttaaattctggtcttcatcacctttttgtaagcactatcacaGTAAGTactctgtaaacaacataccagtaaaacagtggttcccaacctggtattcatgtgctctcagggacactcaacaggacctttaggggtacttgaaaaagaatggaataatggtagaaaaaggcaggtcatgctccagaatgccttgcaagacaggaatgccttgcaaagaccagcaaggcaggaagggaggtagctagttgactgtgaaagccccaccaatagctagttttaggtcatcaattcatgtatgaaacagtgatggaaaaccagcacagtaaaaaaaaactgaaacataatatggaaagtgatcaatcacccagaatttctcagcacacttctggtgcaaaacagtgcaaatgcagagtcttctgttcttcaaacagataaaaagagaaaacactgtgataaatacatgaagtctgggctttcatatagagaagatgagggcttgtattattaataacaaacattttgctaatatgaagggtataatttatggaaatgggctgccaagggatatgcaagtgaaaaaggttgggaaccactgcaggagatccatcaatcaaatccacctttaaggtgtctggtgtgttaagccagaagctctacatacaacatacaacccataacacataactgggggtgtgcaattcaattcacagcagagagatggagctgcatttatttgcaaccctttttactgagaagtagacccactgctttctatgggtgttattcttaagtaagcatgctttgaattgtagcctgcttcaaatggaaaggaggattcccatcctggtgtttcaaaaaacagacctgctttgcaagcatttgccaagcagaaccaggctgcagcagaaggaaggagaattaaaggttaacaaattgcttgtaaggagctgtgcctgcctgctgcttgagaaaggaaacttttcagagttgaaaggctttgccctctgactgaccgggagataaggtgaagtgataatttgaacTTGAGTACttagcaaaaatttcacgtactataggcgagtatctacagtaattaaAGTTCAACCTGCAATACATTATATATTTAATTCTGAGAGTCAATGCATGTTGATTTTGAATTATGAGGTCTGAAAAATTGTTGACACTTTATGAGGATTTCAGCACAACACATCCTTGGCTACATTTTATCCTTAGTGTGAGTTTTATGCAAACTTGTACAATGCAACTTCATTAtatgtgaaaaagcaaaaaaaaaaaaaaaaagtggatagaTTACTTAGTCCACTGACAGCTTTATGGCTTGATGTGTAAGTGGTTCATTCTCCAGCAATTAGCATCATCCTTTCCCAGAATTCCAAGTGATTTAATGCAGCCTTTGGGAAGAGATCCAAATGACATATCGTTCTGAAGCTAGGCATGaaagagaataaaaatgaatttatATAGGGCTTTTTCACCATATGTGATATAAATGCTTCATGACATGCCAATTGTATAGTATTTTTACCTATCACTACAGTATATGCACACAATGATGGCTCACAGACATGGAGAAATATTTCCTGTTACATCGGCTTGGTTTGTAATTGTGATCTGGTGCAATGTTCAGGACTTTCCATTGTAAAGATAAAGACATCTTAGG
This window contains:
- the LOC136636346 gene encoding kazal-type serine protease inhibitor domain-containing protein 1-like → MKPLVVTVVLVVALVEVSQTYPIWYHRGWLRWLKEGDSCGTCNLELCSMPTDCRAGTVLNSCGCCPECGNVEGQICDLDKDNHFYGHCGDNLECRLDAEDIKFGEIPEPQCVCKSQETVCGPEGRTYENICQFNEAHAGEERNISIKHEGPCKTAPVISLPPQDTQNFTGNDIIFGCEVSAYPMPHLEWKKKGNKMFLPGDDAHISIQARGGPRKYSVTGWLQIQGIKKSDEGIYTCQTKNKYGFAYSSARLKVIDGSSSTFQSNPGSHITSGSTDYGDYFDSTEDEEEVEHGSGDYEK